The window CCAAACCTGACTTTCTTCCCCAGCAAAGCACACCCAACACGACTGGCATTTGTGACCCACAACCTTGTTTGGGCCCGAACTCTTCTCGGCCTTCATCACAAACCTTTGGGGCTCGCCTGAAGCAGCCGGTATGAAGTTTTTTTAAGCTTTTGGGCTTGCCTACTGCAGCCCATCCCTCTGGCccatgaaaaaatataaaaaaaataaatgaaaaatccttAGGCTCGGCTGAAGTGGCCCACCGTTTTTCGCTCTCCCCGTGGGCTTGCAGCCCTACCCGGAGACCAAACACAGCCCACCCTAGGGCCTGGGATGCATGGCACAAATTTTTTAAGTCACTCGTGGGCTTATTTTTTCTCTTGGGCCCCGAGTTTTATTCGCctaattattttaggcccaatgggttttatatttttccaCCCACACTTTTAATTTGacttgaagtccaaataattaaattcaattataattgtaaacctaaaagttatatttttgcatattcttgttgcatatttttgtgtatatatttgtgtttgcttgcacaaatatatgaacctgaagttcataattattatgaaacctgaagtttcttacaaacatgccttgtttgaaaacctaaagtttttcatttaaaaacatcacccatgaaaacccaaagtttttcatgcaaaaataaaccaatatatgtctattagaacctgtatGTTCAACTCCtctgtgaatggattgattttttctccattacactaaccacatcttgtccatttattttgtgataggaacatgtcgaatttgaaaaAACTCGGCTTCACCGCTTTGGAGGTCTTTGGAAGGAAcaacctcaagtgggtccaagatgtgaagctctacctcactgcaaagaatttgCGTCCCACTATTAAAGAAAAGACGGACAACCCTGTTGGCAAAGCTGAAAAAGCCATCGTTATGATCTTCATCCAAAGACATATCCATGATGCTCTGCAAACTGAATATCTTGATGAGAATGATCCACGTGCACTATGGGTCGCTTTGgctgatcgttttgatcaccaaaaggatATATTCTTGCTTGAAGCAAGACAAGACTGCCAATATTTGCtattccaagactttaagtatgtgattgaatataattatgaagtttgtcgaatccgattacttctcaagttttgtaacgaaACTTTGACAAAAGAGGATCTCCTGGAGAATACCTATTTAACCTTCTCCACTTCTAATATTGtcttgcaacaacaatatagagctcagaagttcactaagttctcggatttgatctctattttacttctcgctgaaaagcagaaAGTTCGACCTATTGGGGCGACTGCTGTGCttgaagcacattatagcacaaaCGAAAGCCCAAAACACCAAATGAGGTGTGGTAGGGACGGCCAGAAGCTTTCCcaccaaggtcaacagagtcaaggcccatcaaagggaggaaacaaagcaCAAAAGCGCCTAAACCTCGCTCCCAATGCcccgaacttcaagaataaaggtAAAGCACTtgaaaccatggatgcggaTATGTGATATCGCTAtggttcaaatgaccattggtCCCATGTTTGCTGAGCTCCCAAGAAGGTTGtagatgaatatcattctcgttgtaagaagtttgaatcaaatttcGTGCAAGTGAACGAATTGGAGACtacaaagatggaggtttctgaaTTTCAGGAGGATACCACCCTTATGGAacattagaatcttagacatagacttatttttttagttgaaataagacaatggggccgaattccacctaATGGCCGAACCCaccctttgtttttggttgattttttaacaattttcctttatgtctggattatttgttggtgatttgtttttggatattaagttttaattaattaccatacttgaataaatgaaattattttgaattgatatttgttttaaCGAACTTCTATGCAtatgaccgattcaaattaatttttcattctaggtatgactagtgggaaagttagttgtcaggcagatagtgcaaccacgcacacagTTTTACATGaacacatctatttcactaacttcatacctaagaatgcacctcggACAACCCCTATCAGGCCCATCCATCCTGATTGTAGGATACGGTAAGGCATgtataatgttgtctaatggtacaatcttgaccatttctGAGGAACGTTGttaagtttcaaggacattagagataacaattaccacgTTAAAACCCAcgtagaaaatggagttgaatttctgTGCATAAATTCCTATGAATATAGCCAGAAACGTATTCTAGAAAAAATGGAGCGTATCCTGAGCAATCTATATACTACGACCCTATGCCCTATCCAATGCCACTATATGGCCGACTCTACTACCGGGATCGCacacgaaattacactttggcatgatcgtttgggataTCATGGACGAATAGCGATAcgtcgtatcctcaaatcttcacatgggtatccactaacccgaagtttagctttgatccaaggaatcgcatgtcaaacatgttcaatgggaaagcttattactaAGCCTTTTCATAACAATATTCATTCgaatcctcccatttttctaTAACGGATTCAGAGGGACATTTGTGGATCAATTCATCTTCTCTGCgtaccatttagatactttatggttttggttgacgcttccacacgttggtcacacgtgtgctaGTTGTCTATAAAGAACattgcattctccaaactgttggctcaagttatcaagctcagggctcaccacgctaattatccgatcaaatatattcaattagataatgctggagaattcacatctaaaacttttgatgactattgcatgtcggttgagattgaagttgaacatcctgtacctcatgttcacacccagaacaGCCTGGCAGAGGCTTTCATTAagcacttacaaatgattgctcgaccGTTG of the Pyrus communis chromosome 1, drPyrComm1.1, whole genome shotgun sequence genome contains:
- the LOC137727875 gene encoding uncharacterized protein; translation: MSNLKKLGFTALEVFGRNNLKWVQDVKLYLTAKNLRPTIKEKTDNPVGKAEKAIVMIFIQRHIHDALQTEYLDENDPRALWVALADRFDHQKDIFLLEARQDCQYLLFQDFKYVIEYNYEVCRIRLLLKFCNETLTKEDLLENTYLTFSTSNIVLQQQYRAQKFTKFSDLISILLLAEKQKVRPIGATAVLEAHYSTNESPKHQMRCGRDGQKLSHQGQQSQGPSKGGNKAQKRLNLAPNAPNFKNKGKALETMDADM